One region of Metallosphaera sedula DSM 5348 genomic DNA includes:
- a CDS encoding DNA topoisomerase VI subunit B translates to MSAKEKFTSISPAEFFKRNPELAGFSNPARAMYQALRELVENALDATDVHEILPSIKVIIERTSQEKEIYRLTVEDNGIGIPPHVVPDAFGRVLYSSKYVLRQTRGMYGLGVKAAVLYSQMYQDKPIEITTAPLNSKRIYSFKLKIDVTKNEPIIYERGSVNNDTGYHGTSVSMYILGDWMRAKSRVYEYIKRTYIITPYAEFYFKDPEGNVVLYPRLTNKMPVPPKEVKPHPYGVDIELLKNMISRQKEDTTVKEFLVKEFQSVGEKTALSVIEMAGLDPDKRVQKLTDDQLSKLVDAMKNFPDFRPPSPEALSTIGADLIELGLKQTFNPEYVGAVTRRPKAYQGHPFIVEVGLAYGGDIQPSEEPTVLRYANKIPLIYDEKSDVVWKVVEEIDWKRYGIEDEQLPLVVMVHLCSTKVPYKSAGKESIADVEEIEKEIRNGIMEASRSLKTFMTEKRKEEEARKRLLTYLKYIPELARSLSIFVTDGKKELAPKVQEEIQNKMIDLVVTKLNIKDKDLELFKSYRVETL, encoded by the coding sequence GTGTCAGCTAAAGAGAAATTTACTAGCATCTCGCCGGCGGAGTTCTTCAAGAGGAACCCAGAGCTAGCAGGTTTCTCCAATCCGGCTAGGGCTATGTATCAAGCTCTAAGGGAATTGGTTGAGAACGCGCTGGATGCAACAGATGTCCACGAGATTCTTCCGTCCATCAAGGTAATCATTGAGAGAACCAGCCAGGAAAAAGAGATTTACAGGCTCACTGTGGAGGACAACGGAATAGGTATCCCACCGCACGTAGTTCCTGACGCATTTGGAAGGGTGCTCTACAGCTCAAAATATGTACTGAGACAGACCAGGGGAATGTATGGGCTTGGTGTCAAGGCAGCCGTCCTCTACAGCCAGATGTATCAGGACAAGCCTATTGAAATAACCACTGCCCCGCTCAACTCCAAGAGGATCTACAGCTTCAAGTTAAAGATAGACGTAACAAAGAACGAGCCCATCATCTACGAGAGAGGCTCAGTGAATAACGACACTGGCTATCATGGTACTTCAGTCTCCATGTACATTCTAGGGGACTGGATGAGGGCCAAGAGCAGGGTGTACGAGTATATAAAGAGGACCTACATCATCACCCCCTACGCCGAGTTTTACTTTAAGGATCCGGAGGGAAACGTGGTCCTATATCCTAGGCTCACCAACAAGATGCCAGTCCCTCCCAAGGAAGTGAAGCCCCATCCCTATGGCGTTGATATAGAGTTACTCAAGAACATGATCTCGAGACAGAAGGAGGACACAACGGTAAAGGAGTTCCTGGTGAAGGAGTTTCAGAGTGTGGGAGAGAAAACAGCCCTTAGCGTAATTGAAATGGCCGGATTGGATCCTGATAAGAGGGTCCAGAAGCTCACCGATGACCAGCTTTCTAAGCTGGTAGATGCTATGAAGAACTTCCCTGACTTTAGACCCCCTTCACCCGAGGCCCTTTCCACAATCGGGGCCGACTTAATAGAACTCGGCCTGAAGCAGACCTTCAACCCAGAGTACGTCGGTGCAGTTACCAGGAGACCTAAGGCCTATCAAGGCCACCCCTTCATCGTGGAGGTTGGGCTTGCCTATGGTGGGGATATTCAGCCCTCCGAGGAGCCCACGGTCCTGAGATACGCCAACAAGATACCCCTCATATACGACGAGAAATCTGACGTTGTATGGAAAGTTGTCGAGGAAATTGACTGGAAAAGGTATGGAATAGAGGATGAACAGCTACCCCTAGTGGTTATGGTTCACCTCTGCAGTACCAAGGTGCCGTACAAGAGCGCAGGTAAGGAGAGTATAGCTGATGTAGAGGAAATAGAGAAGGAGATAAGGAACGGAATAATGGAGGCTTCAAGGTCGCTTAAGACCTTTATGACAGAGAAGAGGAAGGAGGAGGAGGCTAGGAAGAGGCTTCTAACCTACCTCAAGTACATCCCAGAGCTTGCCAGGTCGCTCTCCATCTTCGTGACGGATGGGAAAAAGGAGCTAGCTCCCAAGGTTCAGGAGGAAATACAAAACAAGATGATAGACCTAGTGGTGACTAAGCTTAATATTAAAGACAAAGATTTGGAATTATTTAAGTCATATAGGGTTGAGACACTATGA
- a CDS encoding RtcB family protein encodes MDISLKRVDSFEWRIERNGCMKVPATVFADDVLIEKMKQDMTLRQATNVACLPGVQESVYVLPDGHQGYGFPIGGIAATSIDEGGVVSPGGIGYDINCGVRLLRTNLDYSDIKPKLVDIVEELHRSVPSGVGSEGRIKLTPQELDNLLQEGVKWAVDKGYGWSEDMNNIEQRGSWELADPSKVSQVAKQRGAAQLGTLGAGNHFLEVQVVDKIYDERIARALGITREGQVTVMVHTGSRGLGHQIASDYLQIMERAMKKYGIEVPDRELAAIPFESREGQDYFRAMVSGANFAWSNRQLITNWVRESFGKVFKVDPEKLDLHIVYDVAHNIAKIEEYDIGGKRKKVLVHRKGATRAFPPGSPEIPQEHREIGQVVLIPGSMGTASYVMAGIPEGRRTWFTAPHGAGRWMSREAAVRNYPANSVVGSLEERGIIVRAATRRVIAEEAPGAYKDVDRVARVAHEVKIAKLVMRLRPIGVTKG; translated from the coding sequence ATGGATATTTCTCTAAAGCGTGTGGACTCCTTTGAGTGGAGGATAGAAAGGAACGGTTGCATGAAGGTACCAGCAACTGTGTTCGCAGATGACGTACTCATCGAGAAAATGAAACAGGACATGACGCTGAGACAGGCAACTAACGTAGCCTGTCTTCCAGGAGTCCAAGAATCTGTTTACGTGCTTCCCGATGGCCACCAGGGATACGGATTCCCCATAGGGGGAATTGCTGCCACGTCCATAGATGAGGGAGGAGTAGTCAGCCCAGGCGGAATAGGATATGATATAAACTGTGGAGTTAGGTTGTTAAGGACTAACCTAGATTATTCTGACATTAAACCGAAACTAGTTGATATTGTGGAAGAGCTTCACAGGAGCGTCCCCAGCGGGGTAGGAAGCGAGGGCAGGATAAAGCTCACCCCTCAGGAGCTGGACAACCTCCTACAGGAGGGCGTTAAGTGGGCAGTGGATAAGGGTTATGGATGGAGTGAGGATATGAATAACATTGAACAAAGGGGTAGTTGGGAACTAGCTGATCCTAGTAAGGTAAGTCAAGTGGCAAAACAGAGGGGAGCCGCACAGCTGGGAACTCTAGGGGCTGGAAATCACTTCCTTGAAGTACAGGTCGTGGATAAGATATATGACGAGAGGATAGCTAGGGCCCTCGGAATAACAAGGGAAGGGCAAGTTACTGTCATGGTTCACACGGGATCTAGGGGTTTAGGTCATCAGATAGCCAGTGATTACCTGCAAATAATGGAAAGAGCCATGAAGAAATATGGAATAGAGGTACCAGATAGGGAACTGGCAGCGATTCCCTTTGAGAGCAGGGAGGGACAGGACTATTTCAGGGCGATGGTGTCTGGAGCTAACTTTGCCTGGAGTAACAGGCAACTAATTACCAACTGGGTGAGGGAGAGCTTCGGCAAGGTGTTCAAGGTAGATCCTGAGAAGTTGGACCTTCACATTGTGTATGATGTGGCCCATAACATAGCCAAGATAGAGGAGTACGACATAGGCGGGAAAAGGAAGAAGGTCCTGGTTCACAGGAAGGGTGCGACCAGGGCATTCCCACCAGGAAGCCCTGAAATCCCACAGGAACACAGGGAAATAGGGCAAGTAGTTCTTATTCCAGGAAGCATGGGAACAGCAAGTTACGTAATGGCTGGAATACCTGAGGGTAGAAGGACCTGGTTCACTGCCCCGCATGGTGCGGGAAGATGGATGTCGAGGGAGGCTGCAGTGAGAAACTACCCTGCCAACTCAGTTGTGGGATCCCTTGAGGAGAGGGGTATAATAGTGAGGGCTGCCACACGTAGGGTTATAGCTGAGGAGGCACCCGGTGCATACAAGGACGTAGATAGGGTTGCGAGGGTAGCTCACGAGGTTAAGATAGCTAAGCTAGTTATGAGGCTTAGACCCATAGGGGTGACCAAGGGTTGA
- a CDS encoding deoxyhypusine synthase, with translation MRREDILVEEVQDITLDDLRGSSLLEVYNKIYGFSAESIYRGSRILKRIVSECDLRFISFTANLVSTGLRGLFADMIRRGYFNMVVTTGGTIDHDIARSFGGKYYKGSFEFSDEELRKINVHRLGNILIPFEDYGGMVENAVNRILPPLVKEKREWSVYELLWEFGKRIEDKHSILRAAYETNTPIIVPGVVDGSFGTNLFIQSQFTGLRINLFEDMRLIKDRVFSSKMAGALLIGGGISKHHTIWWNQFRDGLDYAVYLTTAQEFDGSLSGARPREAISWNKIRENAEQAVIYADATLALPILATSLIS, from the coding sequence TTGAGAAGGGAGGACATACTAGTGGAGGAGGTTCAGGACATAACGCTGGACGACCTTAGGGGATCCAGCCTTCTTGAGGTTTACAACAAGATCTACGGATTTAGTGCAGAGAGTATTTACAGGGGATCAAGGATCCTCAAAAGGATAGTTTCCGAGTGCGATCTCAGGTTTATTTCCTTCACTGCCAACCTAGTCTCAACTGGGCTAAGGGGTCTCTTCGCTGACATGATTAGGAGGGGATACTTCAACATGGTAGTGACCACGGGAGGCACAATAGATCATGATATCGCCCGAAGTTTCGGAGGGAAGTATTATAAGGGGTCGTTTGAGTTCAGCGACGAGGAACTTAGAAAGATAAACGTGCACAGGCTGGGTAACATACTCATTCCCTTTGAGGACTATGGAGGGATGGTTGAGAACGCTGTCAACAGGATTCTTCCTCCTCTGGTCAAGGAGAAGAGGGAGTGGTCAGTTTATGAACTCCTGTGGGAATTTGGGAAAAGGATCGAGGACAAGCACTCTATCTTGAGGGCAGCGTACGAGACCAATACTCCCATCATAGTCCCTGGGGTGGTGGACGGAAGCTTTGGGACAAACCTGTTCATTCAGTCGCAGTTCACTGGGTTGAGAATAAACCTGTTTGAGGATATGAGACTCATCAAGGACAGGGTATTTTCAAGTAAAATGGCCGGAGCCCTTCTCATAGGTGGCGGTATTAGCAAACATCACACCATATGGTGGAACCAATTCAGGGATGGACTAGATTACGCAGTCTACCTCACCACTGCCCAAGAATTCGACGGAAGTCTTAGCGGAGCTAGGCCCAGGGAGGCAATTTCCTGGAACAAGATAAGGGAGAACGCGGAACAGGCGGTTATCTACGCCGACGCCACCCTAGCCCTCCCGATCTTGGCCACATCCTTAATAAGCTAA